A window of Campylobacter cuniculorum DSM 23162 = LMG 24588 contains these coding sequences:
- a CDS encoding restriction endonuclease subunit S yields MKPPKGYKQTELGILPDNWKVVKCGEVCEIIAGGDVPKKSFSKYKTEQFCVPIYSNGIAENALYGFTNQIKVDKPCISISARGTIGYCMLHKEPFYPIVRLIVAIPKIDINVIFLKYSIDFKKIISTSAGIPQLTIPMTSKIQIPLPPLKEQEKIAEILNAADLELSSYEKLIALKEKYKKGLMQKLLTPKIRFKEFKEQWKVVKLGEVCEVKKGEQLNKITLQDEGYPVINGGILPSGYFHNFNTEKNTITISEGGACGFVNYMTENFWSGGHCYTLNNVKENTKFLFFVLKHNQNNIQNLRVGSVLSNIQKQNIVNFQIPLPPLKEQEKIAEVLSSCDAEIQNLKDLCALLKKQKHVLMQRLLCGKVRVKGT; encoded by the coding sequence ATGAAACCACCAAAGGGCTATAAACAAACAGAACTTGGCATTTTACCCGATAACTGGAAAGTGGTGAAATGTGGCGAGGTGTGCGAAATTATAGCAGGAGGAGATGTCCCCAAAAAATCTTTTTCAAAATACAAAACAGAGCAGTTTTGTGTCCCTATTTATAGTAATGGAATAGCCGAAAATGCTTTATATGGCTTTACAAATCAAATAAAAGTAGATAAACCTTGCATTAGCATTTCAGCACGAGGAACAATAGGTTATTGTATGTTGCATAAAGAGCCATTTTATCCCATTGTTAGATTAATTGTAGCAATTCCAAAAATTGATATAAACGTAATTTTTTTAAAATACTCAATTGATTTTAAAAAAATCATAAGCACTTCCGCAGGAATTCCTCAATTAACTATTCCTATGACTTCCAAAATTCAAATCCCTTTGCCGCCACTCAAAGAGCAAGAAAAGATTGCGGAGATTCTTAATGCGGCAGATTTGGAGCTTTCAAGTTATGAAAAACTCATTGCTTTGAAAGAAAAATACAAAAAGGGCTTAATGCAAAAACTCCTCACCCCAAAAATCCGCTTCAAAGAATTTAAAGAACAATGGAAAGTGGTGAAATTAGGTGAGGTGTGTGAAGTAAAAAAGGGCGAACAATTAAACAAAATTACACTTCAAGACGAAGGCTATCCGGTTATTAATGGCGGAATTTTGCCATCTGGATATTTTCATAACTTTAATACAGAAAAAAATACTATAACAATTAGTGAAGGTGGTGCTTGCGGTTTTGTTAATTATATGACTGAAAATTTTTGGAGTGGTGGTCATTGCTATACTCTTAATAATGTCAAAGAAAATACAAAGTTTTTGTTTTTTGTATTAAAACATAATCAAAATAATATTCAAAATTTAAGAGTGGGAAGCGTATTATCAAATATTCAAAAGCAAAATATTGTAAATTTTCAAATCCCTTTGCCGCCGCTCAAAGAGCAAGAAAAAATCGCAGAAGTTTTAAGCTCTTGCGATGCAGAAATACAAAATCTCAAAGACCTTTGTGCGTTATTAAAAAAACAAAAACACGTCCTTATGCAAAGATTGCTCTGCGGAAAAGTAAGGGTAAAGGGGACATAA
- a CDS encoding M48 family metallopeptidase: protein MINDVLIIKKDVKNIILKVKPNGEASIIAPKDTSDEYIQKILVKRADWIEQKRERFLRFQKKEKAYISGESLSYLGRQYKLKIIQANEECVKLQRNYLEVYVKNTDDIKLRKSLIEQWYHQRALVVFDEIFTRFNQITKKEVKKFAIRKMKTRWGSCNAFKSYIHINSELIKKPKICIEYVIFHELTHMIFPNHSKNFYNYLSYYMRDWKERKECLENYNKE from the coding sequence ATGATAAATGATGTTTTAATCATTAAAAAAGATGTTAAAAATATTATTTTAAAAGTCAAACCAAATGGAGAAGCTTCTATCATAGCACCAAAAGACACGAGCGATGAGTATATCCAAAAAATCCTTGTAAAAAGAGCGGATTGGATTGAGCAAAAAAGGGAAAGATTTTTGAGATTTCAAAAGAAAGAAAAAGCGTATATAAGCGGTGAGAGTCTTTCTTATCTGGGCAGACAATACAAGCTTAAAATCATACAAGCGAATGAAGAATGCGTAAAATTGCAAAGAAATTATTTAGAAGTTTATGTCAAAAATACAGACGATATAAAGCTTAGAAAATCCCTTATAGAACAATGGTATCACCAAAGGGCTTTAGTGGTTTTTGATGAAATTTTTACACGTTTTAATCAAATCACAAAAAAAGAGGTTAAGAAATTTGCAATCAGAAAAATGAAAACGCGATGGGGAAGTTGCAATGCGTTTAAATCTTATATTCATATCAATAGTGAATTAATTAAAAAGCCAAAAATTTGCATAGAATATGTGATATTTCACGAACTAACTCATATGATTTTCCCTAATCATTCTAAGAATTTTTATAATTATTTAAGTTATTATATGAGAGATTGGAAAGAAAGAAAAGAATGTCTTGAGAATTATAATAAAGAATGA
- a CDS encoding type I restriction endonuclease subunit R, with amino-acid sequence MHTETILQNHCIKLFEKLGFKFLSSKEALSLRKNNHNVLLKDILKERLKTLNHNKFASETLERAIKDLDKPLDKGLNETNKSITEYLLYPQSYPVEGKKKKEGLTYIDFEHPCNNDFHISAEFKVACHGSDKTRRPDLVAFVNGIPLAVIELKRWSVGFKDAINQILSEQKNGEIQNLYKFIQITLAGNGIEAKYGTTGTPLKFYNVWEEEDEGIKEGLKTHITDRDISKLDETIAALFSKERFLKLLKHYIFFDKGVKKICRYPQFFATEKTLQRVETMQGDKRNGLIWHTQGSGKSLTMIMLTRLLKLRFGRSKIIVVTDRIDLDKQLSETFRGVAIDIKHAKNGKDLFKKLQSGASVITTLVHKFEKLDSMEPLLEENIFVLIDEAHRTQGGSLHEAMRAVLPNACYIAFTGTPLTKAEKNSFVKFGGEIHRYTINQALKDGAIVPLDYEGRFVEQKIEDKEGMEDAFERMTKNLSLEAKEELKRKWSRFSKIASSEKRLECIVQDISMDFRKKCKRVSFKAGAIFATNSKYEATRYYELFKKNTDLKVSYVISSNEQEELEGGHKKYIAQIWKETTCGNDETYIKKVCDEFKKGDIELLIVVDKLLTGFDAPNALVLYIDKPLKEHNLLQAIARVNRVKEGKECGFIVDYRGLLGELDRTLTQYSSLRDFEPEDIQGAVFSIQDRIKEIQKFYMDLEEFFKEVEHKNDMQSYVNVITGAHKFNEFKNLFWNFAHSFHVALNHAKIYELLDKETIKTYKEKIKFYNELRAATQRQLHISADLKEYEVCMQNLLNQYINANGVNEIQKLTSIFDVEFENEMQKIEDLSARADAMICATNAVIREKQESNPAFYETLTQEILKIIEEYKQKRINAEEKLKRATNIVQKTKQGSLQKSYPASIKGKRLIALYDCLKTHFSALSLKEDLKENLVESVALEIEKIYKEITVIPDWPSSSKANEKMKSGVADIFWNIKRKYQVIIENQDALCQKIWELGVKNR; translated from the coding sequence ATGCATACAGAAACAATTTTACAAAATCATTGCATAAAACTTTTTGAAAAACTAGGATTTAAGTTTCTATCAAGTAAAGAAGCTTTGAGCTTAAGAAAAAATAATCATAATGTTTTATTAAAAGACATTTTAAAAGAAAGGCTCAAAACGCTCAATCACAATAAATTTGCCTCCGAGACTCTTGAAAGAGCCATAAAAGATTTAGACAAACCCTTAGACAAGGGCTTAAATGAGACAAATAAAAGCATTACAGAATATCTGCTGTATCCGCAAAGCTATCCTGTGGAGGGCAAGAAAAAGAAAGAAGGGCTTACATACATTGACTTTGAGCATCCTTGCAACAATGATTTTCATATCAGTGCAGAATTTAAAGTCGCATGTCATGGGAGTGATAAGACAAGGCGTCCGGATTTGGTCGCGTTTGTCAATGGAATCCCCCTTGCTGTGATAGAGCTTAAAAGATGGAGCGTGGGTTTTAAAGACGCGATTAACCAGATTCTAAGTGAGCAAAAAAATGGTGAAATTCAAAACTTGTATAAATTCATTCAAATCACCCTTGCAGGAAATGGCATAGAGGCAAAGTATGGCACGACCGGAACGCCTTTAAAGTTTTATAATGTTTGGGAGGAGGAGGATGAGGGCATTAAGGAAGGACTAAAGACGCATATCACTGATAGAGACATCTCTAAGCTTGATGAAACAATTGCTGCACTCTTTTCAAAAGAAAGGTTTTTGAAGCTTTTAAAGCATTATATTTTCTTTGATAAGGGGGTTAAGAAAATTTGTCGCTATCCGCAGTTTTTTGCCACAGAAAAGACTCTGCAAAGGGTTGAAACAATGCAAGGAGACAAGAGAAATGGGCTCATCTGGCACACTCAAGGAAGTGGGAAGTCTCTGACTATGATTATGCTAACAAGACTGCTTAAATTGCGTTTTGGAAGGTCTAAAATCATCGTTGTAACCGACAGAATAGACCTTGATAAACAGCTTAGCGAGACATTTAGGGGAGTTGCTATTGACATTAAACATGCAAAAAATGGAAAGGATTTGTTTAAAAAACTGCAAAGCGGGGCGAGTGTCATTACAACTTTGGTGCATAAATTTGAAAAGCTAGATTCTATGGAGCCTTTGTTGGAGGAGAATATTTTTGTCCTCATTGATGAAGCTCATAGGACACAAGGGGGAAGCTTACATGAGGCTATGAGAGCGGTTTTGCCCAATGCTTGTTATATCGCATTTACAGGAACGCCACTGACAAAAGCAGAAAAAAACAGCTTTGTAAAATTTGGCGGAGAGATTCACAGATATACGATTAATCAAGCCTTAAAAGACGGGGCGATTGTGCCTTTGGATTATGAGGGACGCTTTGTTGAGCAAAAGATAGAGGACAAAGAGGGAATGGAAGACGCGTTTGAGCGTATGACAAAAAACTTAAGCCTTGAAGCAAAAGAGGAGCTTAAACGCAAATGGTCGCGTTTTTCAAAAATCGCTTCCAGCGAGAAAAGATTAGAATGTATCGTGCAAGATATAAGCATGGATTTTAGGAAAAAATGCAAACGTGTTTCTTTTAAAGCGGGGGCAATATTTGCGACAAATTCCAAATATGAAGCGACGCGGTATTATGAGCTTTTTAAGAAAAATACAGATTTGAAAGTGTCCTATGTGATTTCAAGCAATGAGCAAGAGGAGCTTGAGGGAGGGCATAAAAAATATATCGCTCAAATTTGGAAAGAAACCACTTGCGGAAATGATGAAACGTATATCAAAAAAGTGTGCGATGAGTTTAAAAAGGGGGACATAGAACTTCTTATCGTGGTGGATAAACTCCTTACAGGCTTTGACGCTCCAAATGCCCTTGTTTTATACATTGATAAGCCTTTGAAAGAGCATAATCTCTTACAAGCGATTGCAAGGGTTAATCGCGTGAAAGAGGGAAAGGAGTGCGGGTTTATCGTTGATTATAGAGGGCTTTTAGGAGAGCTTGATAGAACTTTGACGCAATATTCTTCTTTGAGGGATTTTGAGCCAGAGGATATTCAAGGAGCGGTTTTTAGTATCCAAGATAGGATTAAAGAAATACAAAAATTTTATATGGATTTAGAGGAATTTTTCAAAGAAGTGGAGCACAAAAATGATATGCAAAGCTATGTGAATGTCATAACAGGCGCACATAAATTTAATGAATTTAAGAATCTCTTTTGGAATTTTGCCCATTCTTTTCATGTGGCTTTAAACCATGCAAAGATTTATGAACTCCTTGATAAAGAGACAATTAAGACATACAAAGAAAAGATTAAATTCTACAACGAACTAAGAGCTGCCACACAGCGACAACTTCACATTTCAGCAGACTTGAAAGAATATGAAGTTTGTATGCAAAACCTGCTCAATCAATACATCAATGCAAACGGAGTGAATGAGATTCAAAAGCTTACGAGCATTTTTGATGTGGAATTTGAAAATGAAATGCAAAAGATTGAGGATTTAAGTGCTAGAGCGGATGCGATGATTTGTGCCACTAATGCGGTGATAAGAGAAAAGCAAGAGAGCAATCCTGCCTTTTATGAAACACTCACGCAAGAGATTTTAAAAATCATTGAGGAGTATAAACAAAAGAGAATCAATGCAGAGGAAAAACTCAAAAGAGCCACAAATATCGTGCAAAAAACCAAACAAGGCTCCTTGCAAAAGAGCTATCCTGCAAGTATCAAGGGCAAACGTTTGATTGCTCTGTATGATTGTCTTAAAACACACTTTTCTGCTTTGTCTTTAAAAGAGGATTTAAAAGAAAATTTAGTCGAATCTGTTGCATTAGAGATTGAGAAAATTTATAAAGAGATTACTGTGATACCTGATTGGCCAAGCAGTAGCAAAGCAAACGAAAAGATGAAAAGTGGAGTAGCTGACATATTTTGGAACATTAAACGCAAATATCAAGTGATAATAGAAAATCAAGACGCACTTTGTCAAAAAATTTGGGAATTAGGAGTTAAAAATAGATGA
- a CDS encoding thermonuclease family protein, whose protein sequence is MRINHKKLLNSKIINQILNHPKNFFIVLILILVTLFTKEYIVNPQSLEVKVVKVIDGDTINVLEGNKIVKIRLFGIDAPESKQEFGIESKNFLASMIGDKKIRIIYKDKDKYGRILALIKFEDKDINKIMVDTGHAWAYSYYSDMYLREQKLAQEKKLGLWKNKNPLEPYKWRKQNRF, encoded by the coding sequence ATGAGAATAAATCATAAAAAACTATTAAATTCTAAAATAATCAACCAAATACTTAATCATCCAAAAAATTTTTTCATAGTTTTAATTTTAATCCTCGTTACACTTTTTACCAAAGAATATATTGTCAATCCGCAAAGTTTAGAGGTTAAGGTTGTTAAAGTCATAGATGGGGATACGATTAATGTTTTAGAGGGCAATAAGATTGTTAAGATAAGGTTATTTGGTATTGATGCCCCTGAAAGTAAGCAGGAATTTGGAATAGAATCAAAAAATTTTTTAGCTTCAATGATAGGAGATAAAAAAATTCGCATTATTTATAAAGATAAGGATAAATATGGTAGAATTCTAGCTCTTATTAAATTTGAGGATAAAGATATTAATAAAATTATGGTCGATACAGGACATGCTTGGGCTTATAGTTATTATAGTGATATGTATCTTAGAGAGCAAAAATTAGCTCAAGAAAAAAAGCTAGGGCTTTGGAAAAATAAAAATCCTTTGGAGCCCTATAAATGGCGTAAGCAAAATCGATTTTAA
- a CDS encoding type I restriction-modification system subunit M has product MNKTSQTIINDICWKACNVLRGSIDSNDYKDYILTLLFIKYLSDFHKEKVEELNAQYENSKKREERVKALLQHQAFKLDESCDFDTLVKKKEQDKLGDIMNAILERIEKLNAQKLQGIFNVDFNQLGDNTSTRNALLRKLIEIFDDKRLDLRPKMLENNDVLGDAYEYLIANFASTAGKKGGEFYTPKEVSALLSQLVFAEQKDKKEGISIYDPTCGSGSLLIKASKEASKHNKAFRLYGQESNPQTHALCRMNMVLHNINDADIQRGDTLRDPKHIENNQLKTFDIVLANPPFSLSQWGEEQGDPYHRFAFGIPPKNKGDYAFILHMLSSLNAQGTLGVILPHGVLFRGGSEGKIRTKLIENNLIHAIIGLPANLFYGTGIPACILIFKKHKQDKNVLFIDASKEFEKGKKQNALKPEHIEKIIQTYKDRKSVEKYAHLASYEEIKENDYNLNIARYVDSFEEDEEIDLQALKTEIAELEKECQHHSAKLKAYLKELGL; this is encoded by the coding sequence ATGAACAAAACTTCACAAACCATTATCAATGACATTTGCTGGAAAGCCTGCAATGTCCTACGAGGAAGCATAGACAGCAACGACTATAAAGACTACATCCTCACCCTGCTGTTTATCAAATATCTCTCGGATTTTCATAAAGAAAAAGTAGAGGAACTCAACGCACAATACGAAAACAGCAAAAAAAGAGAAGAAAGAGTCAAAGCTCTACTCCAACATCAAGCCTTTAAGCTTGATGAATCCTGCGACTTTGACACTCTTGTTAAAAAGAAAGAACAAGACAAACTTGGCGACATTATGAATGCCATACTTGAGAGGATTGAAAAGCTCAACGCACAAAAATTACAAGGAATTTTTAATGTTGATTTCAATCAACTCGGCGATAACACAAGCACAAGAAACGCATTATTAAGAAAGCTCATAGAAATCTTTGATGATAAAAGATTAGACTTAAGACCTAAAATGCTAGAAAACAACGATGTTTTAGGCGATGCCTATGAGTATTTGATTGCAAATTTTGCAAGCACTGCGGGCAAAAAGGGCGGAGAATTCTACACACCCAAAGAGGTTTCAGCCCTGCTTTCACAACTCGTTTTTGCAGAGCAAAAGGACAAAAAAGAGGGCATTTCTATCTATGACCCCACCTGCGGGAGTGGTTCATTACTCATAAAGGCGTCAAAGGAGGCTTCTAAGCATAACAAAGCCTTTCGCCTCTATGGTCAAGAGAGCAATCCCCAAACTCACGCCCTTTGCAGAATGAACATGGTTTTACACAATATCAACGACGCCGACATTCAACGCGGAGACACCTTAAGAGACCCTAAACACATAGAAAATAATCAGCTTAAAACCTTTGATATTGTTTTAGCAAATCCGCCCTTTTCACTTTCGCAATGGGGAGAGGAGCAAGGCGACCCCTATCACAGATTTGCATTTGGCATTCCGCCTAAAAACAAGGGCGATTATGCCTTCATTCTCCACATGCTAAGCTCTCTTAATGCACAAGGCACCTTAGGCGTCATATTACCGCATGGAGTCTTGTTTCGCGGAGGCAGTGAGGGCAAGATTCGCACCAAACTCATTGAGAACAATCTCATTCACGCCATTATCGGCTTACCAGCAAATCTTTTCTATGGCACAGGCATTCCCGCTTGTATTTTGATTTTTAAAAAACACAAACAAGACAAAAATGTCTTATTCATTGACGCAAGCAAGGAATTTGAAAAGGGTAAGAAGCAAAACGCCCTTAAACCAGAGCATATTGAGAAAATCATCCAAACTTACAAAGACAGAAAAAGCGTTGAAAAATACGCTCATTTGGCAAGTTATGAGGAGATAAAAGAAAATGACTATAATCTTAACATCGCACGTTACGTGGATTCCTTTGAGGAGGATGAGGAGATTGATTTACAAGCCCTTAAAACAGAGATTGCAGAATTAGAAAAAGAATGTCAGCACCATTCTGCAAAACTCAAAGCTTATTTAAAAGAATTAGGACTCTAA
- the cmoB gene encoding tRNA 5-methoxyuridine(34)/uridine 5-oxyacetic acid(34) synthase CmoB: MNADNALNIQFYNHPLYAQIQSLKETKCEFWLSESVNLKTDKSQSQKIKKIALELKPWRKGPFCIDELFIDSEWKSFIKFDILKPFMNEISGKIVADVGCNNGYYMFKMLEFNPSLLIGFDPSVKYRLQFELINILAKTPIKYELLGVENIQFYSHSFDVIFCLGVIYHRMDPIKMLKDLKASLNKGGIVFLDTMYIEDEREVALFPRKTYSKISNIFFIPSILALRNWCERAGFKEFEVLATKKTDKNEQRKTEWIDSYSLENFLDSNDENLTCEGYGAPRRVYVKLKV; this comes from the coding sequence ATGAACGCCGATAATGCTTTAAACATTCAATTTTATAATCACCCTTTATACGCACAAATTCAAAGCTTAAAAGAAACAAAATGCGAATTTTGGCTCTCTGAAAGTGTGAATTTAAAAACAGATAAAAGTCAAAGTCAAAAGATTAAAAAGATTGCTTTAGAGCTTAAACCTTGGCGTAAAGGACCCTTTTGCATTGATGAGCTTTTTATAGATTCAGAATGGAAAAGTTTTATTAAATTTGATATTTTAAAGCCTTTTATGAATGAAATTTCAGGCAAAATTGTCGCAGATGTGGGCTGTAATAATGGCTATTATATGTTTAAAATGCTTGAATTTAATCCTTCTTTGTTGATAGGATTTGATCCTAGTGTGAAATATCGTTTGCAATTTGAACTTATCAATATTCTTGCTAAAACTCCTATAAAATATGAACTTTTGGGCGTTGAAAACATACAATTTTATTCCCATTCTTTTGATGTCATTTTTTGTTTAGGAGTGATTTATCATAGAATGGACCCTATAAAAATGCTTAAGGATTTAAAGGCAAGTTTAAATAAAGGCGGAATAGTATTTTTGGATACTATGTATATAGAAGATGAGAGAGAAGTTGCATTATTTCCTAGAAAAACTTACTCAAAAATATCAAATATTTTTTTCATTCCGTCGATATTAGCTTTAAGAAATTGGTGCGAACGAGCAGGATTTAAAGAATTTGAAGTTTTGGCTACCAAAAAAACGGATAAAAACGAACAAAGAAAAACAGAGTGGATTGATTCTTATTCTTTGGAAAATTTTTTGGATTCAAATGATGAAAATTTAACCTGTGAAGGTTATGGAGCTCCGCGAAGAGTTTATGTAAAATTAAAGGTTTAA
- a CDS encoding M20/M25/M40 family metallo-hydrolase → MQSILQNFKNLSQIPHCSYETEELKKFLSAYAREKGFKVSIDKAGNIHCIKGNPKICLQSHYDMVCMGNAPKIELYEEEGFLKAKNSSLGADNGMGVAIMMKMMNEFNHLECLFTNDEEVGLIGAKNLEHRLKSKMLLNLDHEDEKDIIIGCAGGVDIKAILPFECEKKFGELYELEAVNFKGGHSGIDIVKNSKNSIKEMAKFIKENQGLVVFFEGGERINSIPKHAKALVHFKNKPKENQWIKCQFLEEKEFNFCKQSKLLLNVINAFAQGIRSYNLNLNIVQSSINLSLLRMHDEKITIELFARANFLEDLKELEFQTLEFFQAFDFKVQSYNFYPPWEGKNNALSDEVFKILSQIIPNPKISAIHAGLECGIIEKNQKILCCSIGPNIYNPHSTNERCELASVEKISQVVFEVLKNHQ, encoded by the coding sequence ATGCAAAGTATTTTACAAAATTTTAAAAATTTATCTCAAATTCCACATTGTAGTTATGAAACTGAAGAATTAAAAAAATTTTTAAGTGCTTATGCGAGAGAAAAAGGTTTTAAAGTGAGCATTGATAAGGCTGGAAATATCCATTGTATCAAAGGTAATCCTAAAATTTGTTTGCAAAGTCATTATGATATGGTTTGTATGGGAAATGCACCAAAGATTGAGCTTTACGAGGAAGAAGGTTTTTTAAAAGCTAAAAATTCATCTTTAGGAGCAGATAATGGTATGGGCGTTGCGATAATGATGAAAATGATGAATGAATTTAATCATCTTGAATGCCTTTTTACGAATGATGAAGAAGTAGGGCTCATCGGAGCAAAAAATTTAGAGCATCGATTAAAATCAAAAATGCTTCTTAATTTAGACCACGAAGATGAAAAAGATATTATCATAGGTTGTGCGGGTGGAGTGGATATAAAGGCTATTTTGCCTTTTGAATGTGAAAAAAAATTTGGAGAACTCTATGAGCTTGAAGCTGTCAATTTTAAGGGTGGGCATTCTGGCATTGATATTGTAAAAAATTCAAAAAATTCCATCAAAGAAATGGCAAAATTCATTAAAGAAAATCAAGGTTTGGTTGTATTTTTTGAAGGAGGAGAAAGGATTAATTCTATCCCAAAACACGCTAAAGCCTTAGTGCATTTTAAAAATAAGCCTAAAGAAAATCAGTGGATTAAATGTCAATTTTTAGAAGAAAAAGAATTTAATTTTTGCAAACAATCAAAGCTCTTGCTTAATGTTATAAACGCCTTTGCACAAGGAATTCGTTCTTATAATCTCAATCTAAATATCGTTCAAAGTAGTATTAATTTATCTCTTTTAAGAATGCATGATGAAAAAATCACAATCGAGCTTTTTGCAAGGGCGAATTTTTTAGAAGATTTAAAAGAATTAGAATTCCAAACTTTGGAATTTTTTCAAGCCTTTGATTTTAAGGTGCAAAGTTACAATTTTTATCCGCCTTGGGAGGGAAAGAATAATGCTTTAAGCGATGAGGTCTTTAAAATTTTAAGTCAAATCATTCCAAATCCTAAAATTTCAGCCATACACGCAGGTCTTGAGTGTGGAATTATAGAAAAGAATCAAAAAATCCTTTGTTGTTCTATAGGACCAAATATCTATAATCCTCATTCTACAAACGAGCGTTGCGAACTTGCTTCAGTAGAAAAAATTTCTCAAGTTGTTTTTGA